The Flavobacterium sp. 20NA77.7 genome includes the window AACCAAAACGGGCGTTTGATTAACGCTATTACTACAATAAGTAACGGCTGAATAATTAAATGTGTTATATGGATAACAAAAAGACTGTGCTGTATTATTAGCATTTGGTGTAATAGTTACTGATCCTGCTTGATTAGCAAAGTTAGTAACCATTAATATATATACCTGACCCTGCGTAACTGTTATGGTAAAGTTTTCTGTGGCAGCAGCAGAATAACTACAGCTTAAAGGGCTTCCATTAGGAATCAACACACAACCTGCATCTCTGCTTGGGAAAGGGCCCCATAATGCATAATCCACATCAATAGGTGTTCCACCAGTAGTAACCTGGTTAATTGTATAACTTAATGAACCGCTCTGAGCTGCTTCTAAAAAGAAAAAGCTAGCGTTTGGTGAAGAACCTAAACATCCATATGGACCTAAATTTATTACACCAGTAGCATTTGGATAAGTTCTAGGCTGATTACATAAAGAAACTGCCTCAGGACAAGGAACGGCTCCTATACATAACTTAAAAGAAATAGCTGTATTTGTTGAGGCAGTAGTATAAACTCTAACATAATACGTCTGCCCAATTACTAAGCTATTAGCTACGTAACTTGTTGATCCACATTGTATTTGTGTAAGTGAATTACATGTTCCTGAATATAAGGCAAAATTAACCGTTGTGCTTGCTGGTAATATATTTGACAAACTAAATGTGTGTGTTGGCTTTGTGGCAACAAAAGAATACCAAACATCATTTGCTGTAGCAGAACAAGTCAATGTTGGTGTTGCAGTTGGTGTTGCTCCAGTTAATACCCCGTTATTTAATAAGGTACAATTTAAATCATCATTAAGAATAGCTACTGTTGCATTTGTACATAAATCATTAAGCGGTGTTGTAGTGAAATTTACACCATCTGTCCAAAAACTTTTATCTGTTGAAGAACAAAGAGATCTAACATAAAAAGTATATGTTGAAGATGGGTTCAATCCGGTTACTAAAAATGGACTAGTAGCGCTAATTCCGGTGAAATTGAATGATGGTACATTCGATCCTACTGGAAATACTAAAATTTGCCATTGTGTTGCACTACCTGACTCTGTCCATGAAACAGAAGCTGTTGTAGCCGTAATATTTGATACTGTTACTGCTGTAGGTTTAAAACAAGTGATTGGAGGTGTACAATAAATTGTTGCATCCCAACCAGTACTTGTTCCAGTTGTATTAGAAGTAAATGAGAAAGTTAAACATCCTGATGGTGACGTAGAAGTAAAACTTGGTGGTAAATTAGCTCCTGTATATGTTCCTACTATTGGTGATGTAGGTAAATCTCCATTTCTAATAATTAAATTATCTCCTGCCGCAACGTTGAAAGAGTTAAACACCACAGTTACTACGTCTCCAATATTTCCAGGACATGCCGTTACAAAATAATTCTCACTATTTTGATAACCTCCTGTGGTACCTCCCGTATCGGTAAAATGATCTCCAGAACAGAAATTAGGAGTAGTACAAATTGTTAATGGCAACGACCAATAACTTTTATCCGTGGTAGAACAAATAGCTCTCACATAAACATCATAACATGTTACAGAATTTAAACCTGTAATTAAATATGGACTTGGAGAATTAACTACCGTTCCGGTAGCTGTTGCTGTTGGAGTCGCTGAACCTTGTGGTAAAACTAATACTTCCCATTGGGTTTCTGTTCCTCCATTTACCCAACTTACCTGCGCTTGATTATAACTAACATTGGCAGAAGCTAAATTTTTTGGTTTAGGACAAGTAACTATTTTTAGTTCAATATTATCTATGGCTCCTGGAGGTTGAGTTCCTAAAGTAGCATTGTTTCTCCACTCAAAAACTAATCTCATTGTATTTCCTGCAAAAGGAATTACATTTAAATCATTTATAAGTACTGTATTCCAAGTAGAAAAAGATAATAAATCATTACCTGCTTTAATATTTGATGCACTTGCAGCTAAACCAGTTCCTGCAGTAGGAGTTGTTGTACCAGGAATAGCCCAAACTCTAATTAAATCATTTGCTGCCTCTCCAAAAGCTCTCCAGTCAAATTTTAATTCTGCTTGAGTGGCTCCTGCAGGGATAACAAAATCTTTATAAGCATGAACAATAGAGGTGTTAGTTAATGCATAGGCATTATTTACACCATTGTCGTTAGTAATATACATAGCATGGGTTCCTCCGTTATTCACGGCTGTTCCTATCGCCCACTTATTTACTTGGTTACCTGTACCACTACCGTTACTTAATGTCCAGCCAGTAATTGTTTCAAAACCATCTGTAAAAGGTAAACTTACTGCAACTTGTGGAAGGGTAAATGTAAATGGACCAGACCAAATACTAAAATTACCATCATTACAATTTGCTCTTACATAGTATTGATAAACAACACCTGAAACCCCGTTATATACATATCCTGTATTGGTGTTTACGGTTGTGCCAGCGCCTGTTGGTAATCCATAAGGCGCAGGAGCCACAGAAACTTCCCATGAAGTCGCTCCAGAAGGGTTTCCCCATGACAATGTTGCCGATGTTGAAGTTATTGCGGTTGCTGTTAAAGCACTTGGTTGTGTACAGAAAACTTGTTGAATATCTAAAGTATAACCAAATGTTTGAGTTGCAGCAGTAGAGGAAATAATAATATAATAGGTTGTACCTGCGGTTACAGGAAATGGATTAATTACTCTAACATTAGTTGTTGCATTTGCGATACCTGTTAAACATGTTGCTCCAGCAGTTCCAGGACATGCATTATATATATGCAAACTTGAATTAGTCCCTGTTGGTGTTAAAGAAACAGATATGTTTCCAGACACGGTTGGAGTATACGTATAAAAGACGTCGTTTCCTGCCATATAATTCGTAGCAGAACCCGAACAAGCTAAAGGTTGAGCAATATCGTTCGTGTCTCCAAAATTTGATGTGTTACTCGTTGTGCTATATGGCAAAGTACCAACAACTATTGGTGCAGCACAAGCTTGACCAGGTATTGTAGTCGTAAAATTAGTTGATGTTGCTGACCAGTCACTTGGGAATCCCGAAGGACAAATAGCCCTAACTTGGAACTTGTAAGCTGTTCCTTGCGTTAAACCTGTCACAACAAAAGGATTAGAGTTGGCTGTATAATTTGGAACCCCTGTAAAATTTGAAGCTAATGGAACTACTTCTATTTGCCATTGCGTTGCACCTGCCGGACCCGTCCAGCCAAGAGATGCAAATGTAGTGCCTACTGTAGCAATAGGCGCTGTAGGCGCTGTAGGCGCATTACACGATTGTACAACGTTTACATTATCTATCAACCAACGATCTCCATTTTCATTTGTTCTAACAAATGCAATATAAATACTTTGCCCAGCAAATGCCGTTAAAGAAATTACTTTTTCTTCGTAAACATTATAAACTGCGTTAAGTGTATTTTCATCCCAAGTAGCAGTAGGAATTGTTGTAAACGCGGTCGTCCCTGTTTGAGTTGTAGTAGAAACTCTAACAGAAAAAGTACTTCCGTCATTTCCCGCTAAACCTGTTCTTGTATAAAACCTTAACTGACCATTGGCAGGAACAGTTACTTGAGAAGTTACTAAATATTCTTCTGCTGTAGTTGCTGATGTACCAGTAACTTTATTTAAAAACGCAGATGTTCCAGTTGCGCCATATGTTAAAGCGGCGCTAGTTGTTGTTCCCCAACTTGCTGTTCCCACACCATTATCGAATGAGGTCCATCCTGTTGGAGGAAACGTACCTGATTCGAAATTTTGTGTTAGCTGTCCAAAACTAAAACAAGAAATAACAAGAAACAAAATTGAAAGTAATTTTTTCATTATAGTATTTGTTGGTTATATTTATATTCTAACAAATATATTAAGATTATTTGAAGAACAGAAAAAAAAAGACAAAATACTTTTTTTATCGACGAAAAGTAATTTGATTCCTGTTTAGTTTAGTTTAAATGATTATTTTTGTTCCTATTTATTGATATGCTGGAAATCGAAAAACATAATTTTGAAAAAACCGTCATCGTTGGTATTGTTACACAAAACCAAAGTGAGGATAAACTTATTGAATATTTAGACGAATTAGAGTTTCTTACCTATACTGCTGGAGGTGAAGTTGTTAAGCGTTTTACGCAAAAAATGGACAAGCCCAACCCAAAAACATTTGTAGGAACAGGTAAGCTAGAGGATATTAAATATTACATCAAAGACAACGATATTAAAACCGTAATTTTTGACGACGAATTAAGTCCTTCTCAACAAAAAAACATCACTCGTGAACTAGACTGTAAAGTACTGGATCGAACCAATCTTATCTTAGATATTTTTGCGCAGCGTGCCGAAACTTCTTATGCACGAACACAAGTAGAACTAGCTCAATGCCAATATTTATTGCCTCGTTTGACCGGAATGTGGACGCACTTGGAGCGTCAAAAAGGAGGTATTGGAATGCGAGGTCCTGGTGAAACTGAAATTGAAACCGACCGTCGTATTGTGCGTGATAGAATTTCATTGCTGAAAGACAAAATCAAAGTAATCGACAAACAAATGGCAACGCAACGTAGCAATCGTGGAGCTATGGTGCGTGTGGCTTTAGTTGGCTACACCAATGTAGGCAAATCAACCTTAATGAATGCCGTGGGAAAAAGCGATGTATTTGTAGAAAATAAATTATTTGCCACGCTTGACACAACCGTTAGA containing:
- a CDS encoding T9SS type B sorting domain-containing protein, whose amino-acid sequence is MKKLLSILFLVISCFSFGQLTQNFESGTFPPTGWTSFDNGVGTASWGTTTSAALTYGATGTSAFLNKVTGTSATTAEEYLVTSQVTVPANGQLRFYTRTGLAGNDGSTFSVRVSTTTQTGTTAFTTIPTATWDENTLNAVYNVYEEKVISLTAFAGQSIYIAFVRTNENGDRWLIDNVNVVQSCNAPTAPTAPIATVGTTFASLGWTGPAGATQWQIEVVPLASNFTGVPNYTANSNPFVVTGLTQGTAYKFQVRAICPSGFPSDWSATSTNFTTTIPGQACAAPIVVGTLPYSTTSNTSNFGDTNDIAQPLACSGSATNYMAGNDVFYTYTPTVSGNISVSLTPTGTNSSLHIYNACPGTAGATCLTGIANATTNVRVINPFPVTAGTTYYIIISSTAATQTFGYTLDIQQVFCTQPSALTATAITSTSATLSWGNPSGATSWEVSVAPAPYGLPTGAGTTVNTNTGYVYNGVSGVVYQYYVRANCNDGNFSIWSGPFTFTLPQVAVSLPFTDGFETITGWTLSNGSGTGNQVNKWAIGTAVNNGGTHAMYITNDNGVNNAYALTNTSIVHAYKDFVIPAGATQAELKFDWRAFGEAANDLIRVWAIPGTTTPTAGTGLAASASNIKAGNDLLSFSTWNTVLINDLNVIPFAGNTMRLVFEWRNNATLGTQPPGAIDNIELKIVTCPKPKNLASANVSYNQAQVSWVNGGTETQWEVLVLPQGSATPTATATGTVVNSPSPYLITGLNSVTCYDVYVRAICSTTDKSYWSLPLTICTTPNFCSGDHFTDTGGTTGGYQNSENYFVTACPGNIGDVVTVVFNSFNVAAGDNLIIRNGDLPTSPIVGTYTGANLPPSFTSTSPSGCLTFSFTSNTTGTSTGWDATIYCTPPITCFKPTAVTVSNITATTASVSWTESGSATQWQILVFPVGSNVPSFNFTGISATSPFLVTGLNPSSTYTFYVRSLCSSTDKSFWTDGVNFTTTPLNDLCTNATVAILNDDLNCTLLNNGVLTGATPTATPTLTCSATANDVWYSFVATKPTHTFSLSNILPASTTVNFALYSGTCNSLTQIQCGSTSYVANSLVIGQTYYVRVYTTASTNTAISFKLCIGAVPCPEAVSLCNQPRTYPNATGVINLGPYGCLGSSPNASFFFLEAAQSGSLSYTINQVTTGGTPIDVDYALWGPFPSRDAGCVLIPNGSPLSCSYSAAATENFTITVTQGQVYILMVTNFANQAGSVTITPNANNTAQSFCYPYNTFNYSAVTYCSNSVNQTPVLVAGATAGTYSASPAGLSINSVTGEINFATSTPGTYTVTSTLIPTLLPPATNNPIICTRTVIVTPNPNASIAYSSASYCNSDSVAYPVVITGTAGPNTTYSSTPLGLQYALDPISGAITPSLATPGTYTITMSVPAQGGCAAYTTNTSVEIKTAPQLPIKVDVNGCNSYTLPALTTGVYYTGSNATGTQLNAGDVITTTQVVYVYATNGDCSNQVSFKVNIISIPTPTASVTAQPTCSTQTGNMQVTSPITQSAVTPSDLFISEVTDANTGALSYVELYNGTGSAKNLANYKLKMYNNGNATATWQQTLSGTIANNSTFVIKISNDPSIPGVSHNLLIPNSGVDTNDNIRLTTVTDVEVDMWGPTNGTVFTPNNQPGYTYRRLASSTPLPTTTWTPAQWSTLDPENYSNIGQYSLYVSNYQYAVDSGTFQSGTTFSGLTPGSHTLIVHDLINDCYSSPSNFTIDAVPYTNPVTSFTYTTPVCNSNTTNPSPALATGFTSGGTFSATPTGLDINSTTGVINLVNSTVGSYTVTYNYPGDLTNCINSGSSTAPIVISSIITPTFNQVAAICSGATLTALPTTSTNNIVGSWSPALNNTATTTYTFTPNTGQCAITTTMTITVNPNITPTFTPVSAICSGDVLSALPTTSTNSITGTWSPAPNNTATTTYTFTPTAGQCATSTTMTITVNPFVQPVFTPIADLCVGAVPIVLSSTSTNGVTGVWSPSTVDTASAGTTVYNFTPNGTGCYLPTSLTVSVHQCQIQRGISPNGDGLNDYLELTAEKVEIFNRYGGKVYSKVNYHNDWFGQSDSGSVLPDGTYYYAIKLLGGELKTGWIYINKEN
- the hflX gene encoding GTPase HflX, translated to MLEIEKHNFEKTVIVGIVTQNQSEDKLIEYLDELEFLTYTAGGEVVKRFTQKMDKPNPKTFVGTGKLEDIKYYIKDNDIKTVIFDDELSPSQQKNITRELDCKVLDRTNLILDIFAQRAETSYARTQVELAQCQYLLPRLTGMWTHLERQKGGIGMRGPGETEIETDRRIVRDRISLLKDKIKVIDKQMATQRSNRGAMVRVALVGYTNVGKSTLMNAVGKSDVFVENKLFATLDTTVRKTVIKNLPFLLSDTVGFIRKLPTQLVESFKSTLDEVREADLLLHVVDISHPDFEDHIASVNQILQDIKSADKPTIMVFNKIDAFQSVYFDANDLSVEKTTKHYTLEEWKNTWMSKLGESKTLFISATEKANFEEFREKVYEAVREIHITRFPYNKFLYPDYKDAVENE